A genome region from Manihot esculenta cultivar AM560-2 chromosome 5, M.esculenta_v8, whole genome shotgun sequence includes the following:
- the LOC110615829 gene encoding BEACH domain-containing protein C2 isoform X3, with protein MEDEEEKKETREISGKDPRIPETVSVVEDSVGTAHQENVNFRGGSDMEIGSNNLVPQGLNSVATVMDEDQFEQVSLKEAGHMDSNRSSNSEHERQFSDEFYEAAQNLSFTFGADLGSPMTDIRHDRSISSPGPERQFGSTIKPSFSSTSLDSAYFGDVGFSPLGSPPRPKPKAVMPNVSPELLHLVDSAIMGKPESLDKLKNIVSGVESFGNGEEAETIAYLVVDSLLATMGGVESFEDEDNNPPSVMLNSRAAIVAAELIPRLPCVGDSEIYMSPRTRMVRGLRAILRACTRNRAMCSMAGLLGVLLGSAEKIFVQDVDSTMQMRWDGTPLWQCIQHLAGHSLTVIDLHRWFEVITRMNTTASASCLMRALEKAMGGKESKGPVCTFEFDGESSGLLGPGESRWPFTSGYAFATWIYIESFADTLNTATAAAAIASAAAAKSGKSSAMSAAAAASALAGEGTAHMPRLFSFLSADSQGVEAYFHAQFLVVESGSGKGKKASLHFTHAFKPQCWYFIGLEHICKQGLIGKAESELRLYIDGSLYETRSFEFPRISRPLAFCCIGTNPPPTMAGLQRRRRQCPLFAEMGPIYIFKEPIGPERMARLASRGGDVLPTFGNGAGLPWLATNDLVRTMAEESSLLDAEIGGCIHLLYHPSLLNGRFCPDASPSGSAGMLRRPAEVLGQVHVATRMRPVDALWALAYGGPMSLLPLAIGNVHKDSLEPEQGNLLLSLATATLAAPVFRIISIAIQHPRNNEEFCRTRGPEILSKILNYLLRTLSSSDNEKCDGVGDEELVAAVVSLCQSQKHNHALRVQLFSTLLLDLKIWSLCNYGLQKKLLSSLADMVFSESSVMRDANAIQMLLDGCRRCYWITREKDSVNTFSLNEAVRPMGELNALVDELLVIIELLIGAAPPSMAADDLRCLLGFIVDCPQPNQVARVLHLIYRLIVQPNTARAQTFAEAFIKCGGIETLLVLLQREAKAGDHNIPESVTKNDDSLSVGKGEPGGGSEVPQKHQNNEVKNFTASEKDYEAEPSEGAGSPAASFTSMRIERVPSVSEIPSIKNLGGINLSISADNARNNVYNVDKSDGVVVAIIGLLGALVTSGHVKFGTCAPSDMTSSFLGGGLQEGGGSMFDDKVSLLLFALQKVFQVAPNRLMTTNVYTALLAASINASSTEDGLNFYDSGHRFEHSQLLLVLLHSLPNASRALQSRALQDLLFLACSHPENRSSLTKMEEWPEWILEVLISNYEMSATKNSNLASLGDIEDLVHNFLIIMLEYSMRQKDGWKDIEATIHCAEWLSIVGGSSTGDQRVRREESLPIFKRRLLGGLLDFAARELQVQTQVIAAAAAGVAAEGLSPREAKAEAENAAQLSVALVENAIVILMLVEDHLRLQSKLSCASRVVDSSPSPISLVSPLNNRAIPLTSTGRDSFESLGDRRSNDSGGLPLDVLASMADANGQISTAVMERLTAAAAAEPYESVSCAFVSYGSIALDLSEGWKYRSRLWYGVGFPSKTADFGGGGSGYESWRSALEKDANGNWIELPLVKKSVSMLQALLLDESGLGGGLGIGGGSGTGMGGMALLYQLLDSDQPFLCMLRMVLLSMREEDDGETSMLMRNVSVEDGASEGNVSVENNARLSMRKPRSALLWSVLSPVLNMPISDSKRQRVLVASCVLFSEVWHAVSRDRKPIRKQYLEAILPPFVAVLRRWRPILAGIHELATADGLNPLAVDDRALAADALPLEAALSMISPAWAAAFASPPAAMALAMIAAGAAGGEISPPTPTAQLKRDSSLLERKSTRLQTFSSFQKPLEMTNKTPALPRDKAAAKAAALAAARDLERNAKIGSGRGLSAVAMATSAQRRNASDMERVKRWNTTEAMGVAWMECMQPFDTRSVYGKDFNALSYKFIAVLVASFALARNMQRSEVDRRAQVNVIARHRLSSGIRAWRKLVHCLIEMKSLFGPHKDYLCTPEHVFWKLDFMESSSRMRRCLKRNYRGSDHFGAAANYEKQIERKHDQGNVPVLAAEAISIEGINEDDEHAETDILDGNAYDTEQSGESQPGPLGTADENLQPSAESNDAQHAGDQDLESTSAVAPGYVPSDLDERIVLELPSSMVRPLMVIRGTFQVTTRRINFIVDTSEGNAVAGMESSESREQEKDRSWLMSSLHQIYSRRYLLRRSALELFMVDRSNFFFDFGCTEGRRNAYRAIVQLRPPHLNNIYLATQRPEQLLKRTQLMERWARWEISNFEYLMQLNTLAGRSYNDITQYPVFPWILSDYCSKKLDLSDPSSYRDLSKPIGALNPDRLKKFQERYSSFDDPVIPKFHYGSHYSSAGTVLYYLVRVEPYTTLSIQLQGGNFDHADRMFSDIAATWNGVLEDMSDVKELVPELFYLPEILTNENSVDFGMTQLGERLDSVKLPPWAENPVDFIHKHRMALESEHVSAHLHEWIDLIFGYKQRGKEAILANNVFFYITYEGTVDIDKISDSVQQRATQDQIAYFGQTPSQLLTVPHLKKKPLADVLHLQTIFRNPKEIRPYAVPAPERCNLPAAAIHASLDTVIIADINAPAAHVAQHKWQPNTPDGQGTPFLFQHGKAAASSASGTFMRMFKGPAGSGTDEWQFPQALAFAASGIRSTAVVSITCDKEIITGGHVDNSIKLVSSDGAKTLETATGHCAPVTCLSLSPDSSYLVTGSRDTTLLLWKIHRAFTSRSSSISEPSTGPGTPSSASSAPANVLADKSRRRRIEGPIHVLRGHHREILCCCVSSDLGIVVSCSLLSDVLLHSVRRGRLIRRLVGVEAHAVSLSSEGVVLTWSKSQHTLSTFTLNGVPIARAQLPFSGSISCMEISVDGKGALIGMNSCSVNDGNSNHNFSMKKSGAEHFELESERTGEENRLDLPSPSVCFLDLHTLKVFHVLKLEEGQDITALALNIDNTNLLVSTADKQLIIFTDPALSLKVVDQMLKLGWEGEGLSPLIKS; from the exons ATGGAAGACgaggaagaaaagaaagagaccAGAGAAATTTCAGGAAAGGATCCTAGAATTCCTGAAACAGTTAGTGTTGTAGAAGATAGTGTAGGAACAGCTCACCAAGAAAATGTAAATTTCAGGGGTGGCAGTGACATGGAAATAGGAAGTAACAATTTAGTTCCCCAAGGGCTTAATTCTGTAGCTACAGTTATGGATGAAGACCAGTTTGAACAGGTTTCTTTGAAAGAAGCTGGTCACATGGATTCTAACCGGTCTTCAAATTCAGAGCATGAGAGACAATTCTCTGACGAATTTTATGAAGCCGCTCAAAATTTATCTTTCACTTTTGGGGCTGATCTTGGCTCTCCAATGACTGACATTCGACATGATCGCTCAATATCAAGCCCTGGACCTGAAAGACAATTTGGTTCTACAATTAAGCCATCTTTTTCATCAACCAGTCTTGATTCTGCTTACTTCGGAGATGTTGGATTCTCTCCCCTTGGTTCACCTCCAAGGCCTAAGCCAAAAGCTGTTATGCCAAATGTGTCTCCAGAACTGTTGCATTTAGTGGATTCTGCCATCATGGGAAAGCCTGAAAGCTTGGACAAGCTGAAGAACATTGTTAGTGGAGTTGAGAGTTTTGGAAATGGGGAGGAAGCGGAGACCATTGCTTACTTGGTTGTTGATTCACTTCTGGCCACAATGGGTGGAGTTGAAAGTTTTGAGGATGAGGATAACAATCCTCCTAGTGTAATGTTGAACTCTCGGGCTGCTATTGTGGCTGCTGAACTCATCCCCCGGCTTCCTTGTGTGGGTGATAGTGAGATTTACATGTCCCCTAGGACGCGGATGGTGAGGGGGTTACGTGCTATATTGAGGGCTTGCACAAGAAATAGAGCAATGTGCTCTATGGCTGGTCTCTTAGGAGTTCTTTTGGGGTCAGCAGAGAAGATCTTTGTTCAAGATGTGGATTCGACAATGCAGATGAGATGGGATGGAACTCCTTTATGGCAATGCATTCAACACTTGGCAGGGCATTCACTTACTGTTATTGATTTGCATAGATGGTTTGAAGTCATTACAAGAATGAATACTACTGCATCGGCATCTTGTTTAATGCGTGCCCTGGAGAAGGCAATGGGTGGAAAGGAGTCAAAGGGACCAGTCTGTACCTTTGAGTTTGATGGTGAAAGCTCTGGTTTGCTTGGTCCAGGGGAGAGCCGTTGGCCATTTACTAGTGGATATGCATTTGCAACATGGATCTATATTGAATCATTTGCAGACACATTGAACACGGCTACTGCAGCTGCTGCAATTGCTTCTGCAGCAGCGGCCAAGTCAGGAAAATCATCTGCCATGTCAGCTGCAGCTGCTGCCAGTGCGCTTGCTGGTGAAGGCACAGCCCACATGCCACGACTTTTTAGTTTCTTATCAGCAGACAGTCAGGGGGTAGAGGCATACTTTCATGCACAATTTTTGGTTGTTGAAAGTGGTAGTGGGAAGGGGAAAAAAGCTTCATTGCATTTtactcatgcattcaagccacAATGCTGGTATTTTATTGGTTTGGAGCATATTTGCAAGCAGGGGCTGATAGGGAAAGCAGAGAGTGAACTGAGATTATATATTGACGGATCATTATATGAAACTCGCTCTTTTGAGTTCCCTCGAATCTCCAGGCCTCTTGCATTTTGTTGCATTGGGACAAATCCCCCTCCTACAATGGCTGGTTTACAACGTAGACGTCGCCAATGTCCTCTGTTTGCTGAGATGGGgcctatttatatatttaaggaGCCAATTGGTCCAGAAAGGATGGCACGTTTAGCTTCTAGAGGAGGGGATGTGCTTCCTACTTTTGGTAATGGTGCAGGACTTCCTTGGCTTGCAACAAATGACCTTGTTCGAACTATGGCAGAGGAAAGTTCTCTTCTGGATGCAGAGATTGGAGGATGCATTCACCTTCTCTATCACCCCAGTTTGCTCAATGGGCGTTTCTGTCCAGATGCTTCACCTTCAGGTTCTGCTG gCATGCTGCGACGACCAGCTGAGGTACTTGGACAGGTCCATGTTGCAACACGAATGCGACCTGTGGATGCTTTGTGGGCCTTGGCCTATGGAGGTCCTATGTCTTTGCTTCCTCTGGCAATAGGCAATGTGCATAAAGATAGTCTGGAACCAGAACAGGGAAATCTTCTTTTGTCTTTAGCCACAGCTACTCTGGCAGCCCCAGTATTTCGAATTATTTCTATTGCTATTCAACATCCAAGAAACAATGAAGAGTTTTGTCGAACCCGTGGGCCTGAGATTCTTTCAAAAATCTTGAATTATCTTCTTCGAACCTTGTCTTCATCGGATAACGAAAAATGTGATGGCGTGGGAGATGAGGAACTTGTTGCTGCTGTTGTCTCCTTATGCCAATCCCAGAAGCATAATCATGCACTCAGAGTGCAACTTTTTAGTACATTGTTGTTGGATCTCAAAATTTGGAGCTTATGCAACTATGGATTGCAAAAGAAGCTTCTATCATCACTAGCAGACATGGTTTTCTCAGAGTCATCAGTAATGCGAGATGCCAATGCGATTCAGATGCTTCTTGATGGCTGCAGAAGATGCTATTGGATAACTCGTGAAAAGGACTCTGTGAATACTTTTTCACTGAATGAGGCAGTTCGTCCTATGGGTGAGTTGAATGCTCTGGTTGATGAACTCTTAGTGATCATTGAACTTCTAATAGGAGCAGCACCTCCTTCAATGGCTGCGGATGATCTCCGCTGTCTACTTGGTTTTATTGTTGACTGCCCTCAACCCAATCAG GTTGCCAGGGTATTGCATTTGATATACAGGCTTATAGTACAGCCAAATACAGCTAGGGCTCAGACATTTGCAGAGGCATTTATAAAATGTGGTGGGATAGAAACACTTCTTGTTCTGCTGCAACGGGAAGCTAAAGCTGGTGATCATAATATTCCAGAATCAGTGACAAAGAATGATGATAGCTTATCTGTTGGGAAAGGTGAACCAGGTGGAGGCAGTGAGGTTCCACAAAAGCATCAGAATAATGAAGTAAAGAATTTTACTGCAAGCGAGAAAGATTATGAAGCTGAACCATCTGAGGGCGCTGGCAGCCCTGCTGCTTCTTTCACTAGTATGAGAATTGAAAGGGTGCCATCTGTTTCAGAAATTCCTTCTATTAAGAATTTGGGTGGTATCAATCTTTCAATTAGTGCTGATAATGCAAGAAATAATGTTTACAATGTTGACAAAAGTGATGGTGTGGTTGTTGCAATCATTGGGCTACTGGGTGCTTTAGTAACATCTGGGCATGTGAAATTTGGCACATGTGCACCCTCAGATATGACAAGCTCCTTTTTGGGTGGTGGACTACAAGAAGGAGGCGGTTCAATGTTTGATGATAAAGTTTCTCTTCTACTTTTCGCATTGCAGAAGGTTTTCCAGGTAGCACCGAACAGGCTTATGACTACCAATGTATACACAGCTTTATTGGCAGCCTCG ATTAATGCTTCTTCAACAGAGGATGGGCTGAACTTCTATGATTCTGGTCATCGCTTTGAACATTCACAACTTCTGTTGGTTCTTTTGCATTCGCTGCCGAATGCATCTAGGGCTTTGCAAAGTAGGGCATTGCAG GATCTTCTGTTTTTGGCTTGCAGTCATCCGGAAAACAGAAGCAGTCTTACAAAAATGGAGGAATGGCCTGAGTGGATTCTGGAGGTTCTGATCTCTAATTATGAG ATGAGTGCAACAAAAAATTCTAACTTGGCAAGCTTAGGGGACATTGAGGATCTCGTTCACAACTTCTTGATTATAATGTTAGAGTATTCAATGCGCCAGAAGGATGGTTGGAAG GATATTGAAGCAACAATTCATTGTGCAGAATGGCTTTCTATTGTGGGGGGATCTAGCACGGGAGACCAACGAGTTAG ACGAGAAGAATCGCTCCCTATATTTAAAAGAAGGCTTTTGGGGGGCTTATTGGATTTTGCTGCAAGAGAACTGCAGGTTCag ACTCAAGTTATTGCTGCAGCAGCTGCTGGTGTTGCAGCTGAGGGTTTATCACCAAGAGAAGCCAAGGCAGAAGCAGAAAATGCTGCTCAACTTTCTGTGGCATTGGTTGAAAATGCTATTGTCATATTAATGCTTGTTGAAGATCATTTAAGGTTACAAAGCAAGCTCTCTTGTGCATCACGCGTTGTTGATAGTTCCCCTTCTCCCATATCCCTTGTATCACCCCTCAATAATCGTGCAATTCCGTTGACATCAACTGGTCGGGATTCATTTGAATCTTTAGGCGATCGCAGATCCAATGACTCTGGGGGACTACCTCTTGAT GTCCTTGCTTCAATGGCTGATGCAAATGGGCAAATTTCGACTGCTGTGATGGAACGTCtcacagcagcagcagcagcagaacCTTATGAGTCTGTTTCTTGTGCTTTTGTATCATATGGGAGTATTGCTTTGGATTTGTCTGAGGGTTGGAAATATAGGAGCAGGTTGTGGTATGGTGTTGGCTTTCCTTCCAAAACAGCTGATTTTGGTGGCGGCGGCAGTGGTTATGAATCTTGGAGGTCTGCTTTAGAAAAAGATGCAAATGGAAACTGGATTGAACTTCCTTTGGTGAAGAAGTCAGTTTCCATGCTCCAAGCTTTACTGTTGGACGAGTCTGGACTTGGTGGCGGTCTTGGTATAGGTGGAGGATCAGGAACTGGAATGGGAGGAATGGCATTGCTATACCAGTTGTTGGACAGTGATCAACCATTCTTATGCATGCTCCGAATGGTTCTTCTGTCAATGAGGGAGGAAGATGATGGTGAAACCAGTATGCTCATGAGGAATGTAAGTGTAGAGGATGGGGCATCAGAAGGCAATGTGTCTGTAGAGAATAATGCTCGACTGTCAATGAGAAAACCACGGTCAGCCTTGCTGTGGAG TGTACTTTCACCTGTTCTAAATATGCCCATTTCTGATTCAAAACGACAGAGAGTTTTGGTTGCATCTTGTGTTCttttttctgag GTATGGCATGCTGTTAGCAGAGACAGAAAACCTATTCGTAAACAGTACCTTGAGGCTATTTTACCACCATTTGTTGCTGTGTTGCGGAGGTGGCGGCCAATTCTTGCTGGAATTCATGAGCTTGCTACTGCTGATGGTTTAAATCCTCTTGCTGTTGATGATCGTGCACTAGCTGCCGATGCACTCCCTTTAGAG gcTGCTCTCTCTATGATCTCTCCAGCTTGGGCAGCTGCATTTGCTTCACCACCAGCTGCTATGGCATTGGCAATGATTGCTGCTGGTGCTGCAGGAGGGGAAATCTCACCTCCAACACCTACCGCACAACTTAAGCGTGATTCTTCCTTGCTTGAGAGGAAATCAACTAGACTACAAACCTTTTCAAGCTTCCAAAAACCTTTAGAAATGACTAACAAAACACCAGCTCTTCCAAGGGATAAGGCTGCAGCAAAGGCTGCAGCATTGGCAGCAGCACGCGATCTTGAGCGTAATGCGAAGATCGGTTCTGGAAGGGGCCTTAGTGCGGTTGCAATGGCTACGTCTGCTCAGCGAAGAAATGCCAGTGACATGGAGCGTGTGAAGAGATGGAATACTACTGAAGCCATGGGAGTTGCCTGGATGGAATGTATGCAACCGTTTGACACAAGATCAGTCTATGGGAAAGATTTCAACGctttatcttataaatttattgcAGTTCTTGTTGCAAGTTTTGCTTTAGCTAGAAACATGCAGCGATCAGAG GTTGATAGGCGTGCTCAAGTTAATGTAATAGCTCGACATCGTTTATCTAGTGGTATTCGTGCATGGCGGAAACTTGTTCACTGCTTGATAGAGATGAAGAGCCTTTTTGGGCCACATAAGGACTATTTGTGCACTCCTGAACAT GTTTTTTGGAAACTAGACTTTATGGAAAGTTCTTCACGGATGAGAAGATGTTTGAAGAGGAATTACAGGGGGTCTGATCATTTTGGTGCTGCTGCTAATTATGAGAAGCAAATTGAGAGGAAACATGATCAAGGGAATGTTCCTGTTCTTGCAGCAGAAGCTATCTCAATTGAAGGAATAAATGAGGATGATGAACATGCAGAAACTGATATTTTAGATGGTAATGCCTATGACACAGAACAGAGTGGAGAGAGTCAGCCAGGACCATTAGGAACAGCTGATGAAAACCTGCAGCCATCCGCAGAATCGAATGATGCTCAGCATGCTGGTGACCAAGACTTAGAAAGTACATCAGCGGTTGCACCAGGATATGTTCCTAGTGATCTTGATGAAAGGATTGTTCTTGAGCTTCCATCGTCTATGGTCCGGCCTCTAATGGTTATACGAGGAACATTTCAA GTAACAACTAGGAGGATAAATTTTATAGTTGATACCAGTGAAGGCAATGCCGTGGCTGGAATGGAATCTTCTGAATCAAGAGAACAAGAAAAAGATCGTAGCTGGTTAATGTCTTCACTCCATCAGATTTATAGCCGAAG ATATCTTCTTAGAAGAAGTGCCCTGGAACTTTTTATGGTTGACCGGTCAAACTTCTTCTTTGATTTTGGG TGTACTGAGGGGCGAAGAAATGCTTATCGAGCAATTGTACAATTACGTCCTCCTCATTTGAACAATATTTATCTAGCAACTCAG AGACCTGAACAGCTTCTGAAGAGAACTCAACTTATGGAGCGCTGGGCTAGGTGGGAg ATCAGCAATTTTGAATACCTAATGCAGCTGAACACTCTGGCTGGGCGCAGTTATAATGATATAACTCAG TATCCTGTATTCCCTTGGATTCTTTCTGATTACTGTTCAAAGAAATTGGATCTTTCTGATCCTTCTTCTTATCGAGATCTTTCAAAG CCTATTGGTGCATTGAATCCTGATCGGctaaaaaaatttcaagagAGATATTCAAGCTTTGATGATCCTGTCATCCCAAAGTTCCATTATGGTTCTCATTACTCAAGTGCTGGGACA GTATTATATTATCTTGTTAGAGTAGAACCATAtacaactctttcaattcagctgcaAGGTGGAAATTTTGATCACGCAGACAGGATGTTTTCAGACATTGCTGCTACTTGGAATGGAGTGCTTGAGGACATGAGTGATGTGAAGGAACTG GTCCCTGAGTTGTTTTATCTCCCTGAAATCTTAACCAATGAAAATTCAGTTGACTTTGGCATGACGCAGTTAGGAGAAAGGCTTG ATTCTGTCAAACTTCCTCCTTGGGCTGAAAATCCAGTTGATTTTATCCATAAGCATCGGATGGCTCTTGAGAGTGAGCATGTATCTGCACATTTGCATGAATGGATCGATCTCATATTTGG ATATAAGCAACGTGGTAAGGAAGCTATACTGGCAAATAATGTTTTCTTTTACATTACCTATGAAGGGACAGTGGATATAGATAAGATCTCGGATTCT GTACAACAGAGAGCTACACAAGACCAGATCGCGTACTTTGGACAGACCCCATCCCAACTTCTGACTGTTCCTCACTTAAAGAAGAAGCCATTAGCAGATGTTCTTCATTTGCAG ACTATCTTTCGAAACCCAAAAGAAATCAGACCATATGCCGTTCCAGCTCCTGAGCGCTGCAATCTACCTGCTGCTGCCATTCATGCATCTTTGGATACTGTTATAATCGCTGATATAAATGCACCAGCAGCACATGTTGCGCAGCATAAGTGGCAACCCAACACACCAGATGGGCAGGGTACACCTTTCCTTTTCCAACATGGAAAAGCCGCAGCTAGTTCTGCCAGTGGAACTTTCATGCGCATGTTCAAAGGGCCAGCTGGATCAGGTACTGATGAGTGGCAATTCCCCCAGGCATTAGCATTTGCTGCATCTGGAATCAGAAGTACGGCTGTTGTTTCCATCACATGTGATAAAGAAATCATCACTG GTGGGCATGTGGATAATAGTATCAAGCTAGTGTCATCAGATGGAGCAAAAACCTTAGAAACAGCCACCGGGCATTGTGCTCCAGTCACTTGCCTTTCTCTTTCCCCAGATAGCAGCTATCTTGTCACAGGATCGCGGGACACTACTCTATTACTCTGGAAGATACATAGGGCATTTACATCACGCTCCAGCAGCATATCAGAGCCTTCCACAGGTCCAGGCACTCCATCTTCAGCCAGTAGTGCTCCAGCAAATGTCTTGGCAGACAAAAGCAGGAGGCGTCGTATTGAGGGTCCAATACATGTCCTCCGGGGTCATCACAGAGAAATTCTATGTTGTTGTGTCAGTTCAGATCTTGGAATTGTTGTTTCTTGCTCTCTTTTGTCTGATGTTCTATTGCATTCTGTGAGAAGGGGTCGTTTGATCAGAAGACTGGTTGGTGTGGAGGCCCATGCTGTTAGCCTTTCTTCCGAGGGGGTTGTATTGACATGGAGCAAATCTCAACATACTCTAAGTACCTTTACTCTTAATGGTGTACCAATTGCTAGAGCACAACTTCCTTTCTCTGGCAGCATCAGTTGCATGGAAATTTCTGTTGATGGGAAGGGTGCTTTGATAGGAATGAACTCATGTTCGGTAAATGATGGGAACTCTAACCACAATTTCAGTATGAAGAAATCAGGAGCTGAACATTTTGAACTTGAATCAGAGAGAACTGGGGAAGAGAACAGATTGGATCTACCCAGCCCTTCAGTTTGTTTCTTGGATCTTCATACGCTgaag GTATTTCATGTATTGAAGCTTGAAGAGGGCCAGGATATTACTGCTCTGGCTTTAAACATTGATAATACAAATCTGTTGGTGTCAACTGCAGATAAACAGTTGATAATCTTTACTGATCCAGCT TTGAGCTTGAAAGTGGTAGATCAGATGCTGAAGCTTGGTTGGGAAGGAGAAGGGCTCAGCCCCCTTATTAAGTCATAG